In a single window of the Micromonospora inositola genome:
- a CDS encoding YbjQ family protein, with the protein MGTVLVVTTDQLPGYEIRQILGEVVSSMARTRNPYREGVKNLRGGAYDPMAPDNLTRWRTDSVARLGEEAERLGANAVIGMRFDSRDCGEMWMEICAYGTAVIVVPKMPDVMPADQPVVAAESAHEPGIVEAPGGIAEPASAPNLTSAAETPTRDF; encoded by the coding sequence ATCGGAACCGTGCTGGTCGTGACGACGGATCAACTGCCCGGCTACGAGATCCGCCAGATCCTCGGCGAAGTGGTGTCCTCGATGGCCAGGACCCGGAACCCGTACCGCGAGGGGGTCAAGAACCTGCGCGGTGGCGCGTACGACCCGATGGCGCCGGACAACCTCACCCGCTGGCGTACCGATTCGGTGGCCCGGCTGGGTGAGGAGGCCGAGCGGCTCGGCGCGAACGCGGTGATCGGCATGCGCTTCGACAGCCGGGACTGCGGCGAGATGTGGATGGAGATCTGCGCGTACGGGACGGCGGTGATCGTCGTACCCAAGATGCCGGACGTCATGCCGGCCGACCAGCCCGTGGTGGCCGCGGAGTCCGCCCACGAGCCGGGGATCGTGGAGGCCCCCGGCGGCATCGCCGAACCGGCGAGCGCCCCCAACCTCACCTCCGCCGCCGAAACCCCCACCCGCGACTTCTGA
- the purB gene encoding adenylosuccinate lyase, translated as MTTIPNVLANRYASPELVALWSPEEKVRMERRLWLAVLRAQRDLGVPVPDGVVEAYERVVDDVDLASIAARERVTRHDVKARIEEFSALAGHEHVHKGMTSRDLTENVEQLQIRASLELIRDRVVATLVRLAWHAHEYSGLVMTGRSHNVAAQATTLGKRFASAAEELLIAYDRLEDLIGRYPLRGIKGPVGTAADQLDLFDGDAGKAAELERRVAEHLGFSRVLDSVGQVYPRSLDFDVLSALAQTAAAPSSLATTIRLMVGQELVTEGFKPGQVGSSAMPHKMNTRSSERVNGFAVIIRGYLSMVGELAGDQWNEGDVSCSVVRRVALPDAFFAADGLFQTFLTVLDEFGPYPAVINRELERFLPFLATTKILVAAVRRGVGREVAHEVIKEHAVAVALAMREKGAPDNDLFDRLAADGRLGLSRAEIDALVADRNAFVGAAAAQVDRITARIADVVAAHPEAAAYTPPPIL; from the coding sequence GTGACGACGATCCCGAACGTGCTCGCCAACCGGTACGCCTCGCCCGAGCTGGTCGCCCTCTGGTCGCCGGAGGAGAAGGTACGCATGGAGCGGCGGCTCTGGCTCGCCGTACTGAGGGCCCAGCGGGACCTCGGCGTGCCGGTGCCGGACGGGGTGGTCGAGGCGTACGAGCGGGTGGTCGACGACGTCGACCTGGCCTCCATCGCGGCGCGCGAGCGGGTCACCCGGCACGACGTGAAGGCCCGGATCGAGGAGTTCAGCGCGCTCGCCGGGCACGAGCACGTGCACAAGGGGATGACCTCCCGGGACCTCACCGAGAACGTCGAGCAGCTCCAGATCCGCGCCTCGCTGGAGCTGATCCGGGACCGGGTGGTGGCCACCCTGGTCCGGCTCGCCTGGCACGCGCACGAGTACTCCGGTCTGGTGATGACCGGCCGCTCGCACAACGTCGCCGCGCAGGCCACCACGCTGGGCAAGCGCTTCGCGTCGGCGGCGGAGGAGCTGCTGATCGCGTACGACCGGCTGGAGGACCTGATCGGCCGGTATCCGCTGCGCGGCATCAAGGGCCCGGTCGGCACCGCCGCGGACCAGCTCGACCTGTTCGACGGCGACGCCGGCAAGGCGGCCGAGCTGGAGCGCCGGGTGGCCGAGCACCTCGGGTTCAGCCGGGTGCTGGACAGCGTCGGCCAGGTCTACCCGCGCTCGCTCGACTTCGACGTGCTCTCCGCGCTGGCGCAAACCGCGGCGGCGCCGAGCAGCCTGGCCACCACGATCCGGCTGATGGTCGGCCAGGAGCTGGTCACCGAGGGCTTCAAGCCGGGCCAGGTCGGCTCCAGCGCGATGCCGCACAAGATGAACACCCGCTCCTCCGAGCGGGTGAACGGCTTCGCGGTGATCATCCGGGGTTACCTGTCGATGGTCGGCGAGCTGGCCGGCGACCAGTGGAACGAGGGGGATGTCTCCTGCTCGGTGGTCCGCCGGGTCGCCCTGCCGGACGCGTTCTTCGCCGCCGACGGGCTGTTCCAGACCTTCCTCACCGTGCTGGACGAGTTCGGGCCGTACCCGGCGGTGATCAACCGGGAGCTGGAGCGCTTCCTCCCGTTCCTGGCCACCACGAAGATCCTGGTCGCGGCGGTCCGGCGGGGCGTCGGCCGGGAGGTCGCGCACGAGGTGATCAAGGAGCACGCGGTCGCCGTCGCCCTCGCCATGCGGGAGAAGGGCGCCCCCGACAACGATCTCTTCGACCGTCTGGCGGCCGACGGTCGCCTGGGTCTCAGCCGCGCCGAGATCGACGCCCTGGTCGCCGACCGCAACGCCTTCGTCGGCGCCGCCGCCGCCCAGGTGGACCGGATCACCGCCCGCATCGCCGACGTGGTCGCCGCCCACCCCGAAGCCGCCGCCTACACCCCACCCCCCATCCTCTGA